From the Ictalurus furcatus strain D&B chromosome 19, Billie_1.0, whole genome shotgun sequence genome, one window contains:
- the LOC128623138 gene encoding parapinopsin-like, producing the protein MERRAEEVTQETPVDVSTVSTVSTLLSPLGYGLLSFWMLIVTLLSVFCNSLVIAVMLRNRQLFLSTNILILGLAVSDLLMTLSGSAVSIVTNYYGQFFMGRELCVFQGFAVNYFGLVSLCTLTLMAYERYHIICKPMGAFKITLRRNAKGLLLVWFYCLFWATAPLLGWGSYGPEGVQTSCSLAWEERTLVSYSFLILYWSFCFLLPTWLIIYCYYNILISIRRLNLSVESQGGRSRQKEDRHAMCMVAAMIGSFFLCWLPYAIVSMLVILVPDISIPPLLASMPAHLAKTSSAYNPIIFFLAKQQFRDMALEIISCGFYNPSLHTSCSAREADIVETGSKRLSPNTIQPDPALTD; encoded by the exons ATGGAACGAAGAGCAGAGGAAgtcacacaagaaacaccaGTAGATGTTTCTACTGTTTCTACTGTTTCTACTCTACTGTCTCCATTAGGATATGGGCTTCTGTCATTTTGGATGCTGATTGtcactcttctctctgtcttctgTAACTCTCTGGTTATTGCGGTTATGTTACGGAACCGACAGCTTTTCCTATCCACAAACATCCTCATTCTGGGTCTGGCCGTCTCCGACTTGCTCATGACCCTCAGTGGATCAGCTGTTAGCATTGTGACCAACTACTATGGACAGTTCTTCATGGGGAGAGAACTCTGTGTCTTCCAGGGATTCGCCGTCAATTACTTTG GCCTAGTCTCCCTGTGTACACTAACTCTGATGGCTTATGAGCGCTACCACATAATATGCAAGCCCATGGGTGCCTTCAAGATAACACTGCGACGGAATGCTAAGGGTCTGCTTCTAGTCTGGTTCTACTGTCTGTTCTGGGCCACAGCACCCCTGCTAGGCTGGGGCTCCTATGGCCCTGAAGGAGTCCAGACCTCATGCTCTCTGGCCTGGGAGGAGCGCACCTTGGTCAGCTACAGCTTTCTGATCTTGTACTGGTCCTTCTGCTTCCTTCTGCCCACGTGGCTGATCatctactgctactacaacaTACTGATCTCCATTAGAAGG CTGAACCTGAGTGTGGAGAGTCAGGGAGGCAGGTCACGGCAAAAAGAGGACAGGCATGCTATGTGCATGGTGGCTGCCATGATTGGTTCCTTCTTCCTCTGTTGGCTTCCCTACGCTATTGTATCGATGCTTGTGATCCTTGTGCCGGATATCTCCATACCTCCACTCCTTGCCTCCATGCCTGCCCACTTGGCTAAGACCAGCTCAGCATACAACCCCATCATCTTCTTCCTGGCCAAACAACAG TTCCGAGACATGGCCTTGGAGATCATATCATGTGGCTTCTATAACCCTTCACTTCACACGTCATGCAGTGCCAGAGAGGCGGACATAGTGGAGACTGGCTCCAAACGGCTGAGTCCCAACACCATTCAGCCTGATCCTGCATTGACCGACTGA
- the wnt16 gene encoding protein Wnt-16, giving the protein MEKTSSWGLHLFELFFLVLLSGYPLCCQGSWMWLGITSVGVVEKMGCANLPLSSKQKDVCKRKPYLLPSIKDGAHLGISECQSQFRHERWNCSTSKQPSVFGYELTSGTKETAFIYAIMAAGLVHSVTRSCSTGNMTECSCDTTLTGSGSQTEGWHWGGCSDDIAYGTWFSRRFIDHATKNASVHADEALLVMNQHNSEAGRQAVAKTLWKDCRCHGVSGSCAVKTCWKTMASFERVGNYLKERYENSVQVLDRTKRKFRRKEKEQRHMPIGREELIFLNKSPNYCVEDRRLGVAGTRGRRCNRTSAGPDGCNLLCCGRGYNTHVVRHVERCECKFIWCCYVRCRRCETMNDIHTCK; this is encoded by the exons ATGGAGAAGACCAGCAGCTGGGGATTACATTTATTCGAGCTTTTCTTTCTCGTGCTGCTCTCGGGTTACCCGTTATGCTGTCAGGGAAGCTGGAT gTGGCTGGGCATCACGTCTGTGGGAGTAGTGGAGAAGATGGGCTGTGCTAATCTGCCTCTGTCCAGCAAGCAGAAGGACGTGTGTAAGAGGAAACCCTACCTGCTGCCCAGCATTAAAGATGGAGCACATCTGGGCATCTCAGAGTGCCAGTCCCAGTTCAGACATGAGCGCTGGAACTGCAGCACCAGCAAACAGCCTTCTGTGTTCGGCTACGAGCTCACCAGTG GAACCAAAGAGACAGCTTTCATCTATGCTATCATGGCGGCAGGGCTGGTCCATTCAGTCACCCGGTCCTGCAGTACGGGGAACATGACCGAGTGCTCGTGTGACACCACGCTAACAGGCAGCGGCTCGCAAACCGAGGGATGGCACTGGGGCGGCTGCTCGGATGACATCGCCTATGGGACGTGGTTCAGTCGCCGTTTTATTGACCATGCAACAAAGAACGCTTCTGTACACGCAGACGAGGCCCTGCTCGTTATGAACCAGCATAACAGCGAGGCAGGGAGacag GCTGTAGCCAAGACATTGTGGAAGGACTGCCGCTGTCATGGCGTCTCAGGCTCCTGTGCTGTAAAGACATGTTGGAAGACCATGGCATCCTTTGAGCGTGTAGGGAACTACCTAAAGGAGCGTTATGAGAATAGCGTACAGGTGCTAGACCGCACCAAGCGCAAGTTCCGTCGCAAAGAAAAGGAACAGCGGCACATGCCCATTGGCCGGGAGGAGCTCATCTTCCTCAACAAGTCACCCAATTATTGCGTGGAGGACCGGCGGTTGGGCGTGGCCGGGACTCGGGGGCGCCGCTGTAACCGCACATCTGCCGGGCCGGACGGCTGCAACTTGCTGTGCTGTGGCCGTGGATACAACACACATGTGGTGCGTCATGTGGAACGCTGCGAGTGCAAGTTCATCTGGTGCTGCTACGTGCGCTGCCGACGCTGCGAGACCATGAATGACATTCACACGTGCAAATAG